One segment of Panicum virgatum strain AP13 chromosome 1K, P.virgatum_v5, whole genome shotgun sequence DNA contains the following:
- the LOC120644106 gene encoding RRP12-like protein, translating into MADVDMAELPQTPRSTAGDDDLSLLDGEADLAAAILERLGGSPREDFQHLCATAAAMAQAVRDRGVEPTPVAYFAAAAAALAPLARAGAGGADRHVAGALLAFLSAALPALPAAVARARGREVAEDMVRVLEFPSTPDSGVRAGLRCLAHLISAGDRANWEAVEPLYTVILRLATDHRPKVRKQAHSCLRDVLQSFQRQAILVPASEGITRCFERFLLLAGGSSAVNTGVAEEGPKGAKEVLYILNGLKCCLPLMASKPSNTILKYFKALLDLQQPILRRSILEILNAIGESPALQLKSDVLLDVMCSLGLSVSSERKSGDEMASIARLLHVGTKKIYNQNKNICVVKLPLIFTSLGDILSSEFEEARFSSVEAFKGLIDNCIDETMVSQGIAQIKARHQGLKSDPTVIEKICAILEGLLDVRYSDVWDKSFHLISVTFDKLGEFSADLLPEALKNLADMQNMSDDDFSFRKQLNACIGSAVAAMGPKNVLEILQIRSLCDENEWILPILEKHIVGASLQFFLKDVLGFVKAIEKSITKLLKDDKLFSAKRAEGYVYSLWSLLPSCCNYTCDTSSNFRVLQSVLCDTLQNQHELRGIVCSSIQVLIKQNKEALSVSREEDILSEDELSKSERRAKERYTKNLAEENLKAIRSFSSKLLDVLCSIFLTSSKDAIGLLQPAISEIASISDKDVVGKFFLDSIRKLLDATKAVNAEPVDDSLMQIETNSNTNSMTRALLLDFAASLMPGLAAKSVNVLFSYVKPAIKDSDSLIQKRAYKVLSMLLKDAEFVEKNLDVLLELMISSMPCQFPSKRYRLECLYLLIVYILKDSSMVRKRDIISSFITEILLALKEANKKTRNRAYDLLIEIARACEDAGNDVRKDSLHQFFGMVAGGLVSGQTPCAISAVVTGLARLTYEFSELIGLAYKLLPQTFLLMQRNNREIVKANLGFVKALVAKSKADMLHEHLKGVVEGLLSWQSDTKNSFKAKVKSLIEILVKKCGLDAVKAVMPEEHMKLLTNIRKINERKMRKAKSSEDGDAMSMASGATRQSRWNHTQMFSDFGSDDDESDGPFSTQHTVTSRAGSKASTRSSRRRQADKSLLEKSIDQSTGEPLDLLDQKTVRLALKSGRKRTAPDDDEDEFEVDPEGRIIVREEREKRKKKPVSRDDDEADGRSSVRSQSVKKRKTSSGWAYTGHEYTSKKAGGDLKKKDKMEPYAYWPLDRKLLNRRSDRKASARKGMASVMKVTKRLEGKSASAALAAKRTGKMKHKKNK; encoded by the exons atggccgacgTCGACATGGCTGAGCTCCCGCAGACCCCGCGCTCCACCGCCGGCGACGATGACCTCTCCTTGCTGGACGGCGAGGCCGATCTGGCCGCGGCCATCCTGGAGCGCCTCGGCGGCTCGCCGCGGGAGGACTTCCAGCAcctctgcgccaccgccgccgccatggcgcaGGCCGTCAGGGACCGGGGCGTCGAACCGACGCCCGTCGCGTacttcgccgcggccgccgcggctctCGCCCCGCTGGCGCGCGCGGGGGCTGGGGGCGCCGACCGCCACGTCGCCGGCGCGCTCCTCGCGTTCCTCTCCGCGGCGCTGCCGGCCCTCCcggccgcggtggcgcgcgcCCGAGGGCGTGAGGTCGCGGAAGACATGGTGCGCGTGCTCGAGTTCCCTTCGACGCCCGACTCAGGCGTGAGGGCGGGGTTGAGGTGCCTGGCCCATTTGATATCTGCGGGGGACAGGGCGAACTGGGAGGCAGTGGAGCCTCTCTATACAGTCATTCTAAGGCTCGCCACTGATCACCGGCCGAAG GTGAGAAAGCAAGCTCATTCATGCTTGAGAGATGTTCTCCAAAGTTTTCAAAGACAAGCAATTTTGGTTCCAGCAAGTGAAGGAATAACAAGATGCTTTGAACGGTTTCTGCTTCTTGCTGGCGGGTCAAGTGCAGTGAATACAGGTGTAGCAGAAGAAGGACCTAAAGGGGCTAAGGAGGTCCTGTATATTTTGAATGGACTGAAATGCTGCCTTCCCCTTATGGCATCAAAGCCTTCCAATACCATCTTAAAATATTTTAAAGCATTGTTAGATCTGCAGCAACCAATTTTGAGGAGGAGTATATTGGAGATTCTGAATGCCATTGGTGAGAGTCCAGCTCTACAGCTCAAATCCGATGTTTTATTGGACGTTATGTGCTCTTTAGGTCTGTCAGTGTCTTCAGAAAGGAAATCAGGAGATGAAATGGCTTCAATTGCGCGGCTTTTACATGTTGGTACTAAGAAAATTTACAATCAAAATAAGAACATATGCGTTGTAAAGCTTCCATTGATATTTACTTCGCTTGGAG ATATATTGTCAAGTGAATTTGAAGAGGCAAGGTTTTCATCTGTGGAGGCTTTTAAAGGTTTAATAGATAACTGCATCGACGAAACCATGGTGTCTCAGGGCATTGCTCAGATCAAGGCTAGACATCAAGGATTAAAGTCGGATCCCACAGTCATAGAGAAGATATGTGCTATCCTAGAAGGCTTGCTAGATGTCCGCTATAGCGACGTTTGGGATAAATCATTTCATTTAATCTCAGTAACATTTGACAAGTTAG GAGAGTTTTCAGCTGACCTATTGCCTGAAGCACTCAAGAACCTGGCGGATATGCAAAACATGTCAGATGATGACTTCTCTTTCCGGAAGCAG CTCAATGCATGTATTGGCTCAGCAGTTGCTGCAATGGGGCCAAAGAATGTTCTTGAAATTCTTCAGATTCGGTCATTATGTGATGAAAATGAATGGATTCTCCCTATTCTAGAGAAGCATATTGTTGGTGCCAGTTTACAATTTTTCTTAAAAGATGTTCTGGGTTTTGTTAAAGCCATAGAGAAAAGCATTACTAAG CTCTTGAAGGATGACAAGCTTTTCTCCGCCAAGAGAGCTGAAGGTTACGTGTATTCTCTGTGGTCTTTGTTGCCATCTTGTTGCAACTATACATGTGATACTTCAAGCAACTTTAGAGTTCTACAGAGTGTTTTATGCGATACTCTCCAAAACCAGCACGAGTTGCGTGGCATTGTTTGCTCCAGTATTCAG GTTTTGATTAAACAAAACAAAGAAGCTTTGTCAGTTTCTAGAGAAGAAGATATTCTTTCTGAGGATGAACTAAGCAAATCTGAAAGAAGAGCAAAGGAACGTTAtactaaaaatctggcagaggaAAACCTGAAAGCGATACGCTCTTTTTCATCAAAGCttttggatgtactttgttctaTATTCTTGACGTCCTCAAAGGATGCTATTGGATTATTGCAG CCTGCGATAAGTGAGATAGCTTCCATATCAGACAAAGATGTTGTTGGCAAGTTCTTCCTTGATTCGATAAGAAAGTTGTTGGATGCCACAAAAGCTGTTAATGCAGAGCCAGTGGATGATAGTTTGATGCAAATTGAAACCAACTCCAACACAAATAGCATGACAAG GGCTCTACTGTTGGATTTTGCAGCTTCATTGATGCCTGGTTTGGCTGCTAAGTCTGTCAATGTGCTATTCAGTTATGTGAAACCTGCAATTAAG GACAGTGATTCTTTGATTCAAAAGAGAGCATACAAGGTCCTTTCAATGCTACTTAAG GATGCTGAATTTGTTGAAAAGAATTTGGATGTCCTGTTAGAGTTGATGATTTCATCGATGCCCTGTCAATTTCCCTCGAAACGCTACAGGCTTGAATGTCTCTATCTCCTTATTGTTTACATTTTGAAG GATTCATCTATGGTTAGAAAGAGGGACATTATTAGTTCTTTCATCACTGAAATACTTCTCGCATTGAAAGAG GCAAATAAAAAAACCAGGAACAGAGCTTATGACTTGCTTATTGAAATTGCTCGTGCATGCGAAGATGCTGGAAATGACGTGAGGAAGGACAGCTTACACCAGTTTTTTGGCATG GTTGCTGGTGGTCTGGTGTCTGGTCAAACTCCATGTGCCATTAGTGCTGTCGTTACTGGATTAGCTCGACTAACTTATGAGTTCTCAGAGCTTATTGGACTCGCGTACAAGCTCCTCCCTCAGACTTTCTTGCTTATGCAGAGGAACAACCGGGAAATTGTCAAA GCAAACTTAGGTTTTGTCAAAGCTCTAGTGGCTAAATCTAAAGCTGACATGTTGCATGAGCACTTGAAGGGAGTTGTCGAGGGTTTGTTGAGCTGGCAAAGTGATACAAAGAATTCCTTCAAAGCAAAG GTTAAGTCACTCATAGAAATTCTTGTAAAGAAATGCGGTTTAGATGCTGTGAAGGCTGTGATGCCCGAAGAGCATATGAAATTGCTCACCAATATCAGGAAG ATTAATGAGCGAAAAATGCGGAAGGCCAAATCTTCCGAGGATGGTGATGCAATGTCTATGGCCTCAGGAGCTACAAG GCAAAGTAGATGGAATCATACACAGATGTTTTCGGATTTTGGAAGTGATGACGATGAATCTGATGGTCCCTTCTCTACCCAGCATACCGTTACTTCTCGCGCTGGATCAAAAGCTTCAACACG GTCGAGTCGGAGGCGCCAAGCTGATAAGAGCTTATTGGAGAAGTCCATTGACCAATCAACTGGCGAACCCTTAGATTTGCTTGACCAGAAAACAGTGCGGTTGGCCCTCAAATCAGGAAGAAAGAGGACCGCACCCGATGACGACGAAGATGAGTTCGAGGTGGATCCTGAAGGCCGTATAATTGTGCGTGAAGAGCGGGAGAAGCGTAAAAAGAAGCCTGTCTCTCGTGACGATGATGAGGCTGATGGAAGGAGCTCTGTCAGAAGCCAGTCCGTTAAGAAGAGGAAGACGAGCTCTGGCTGGGCCTACACTGGCCACGAGTACACCAGCAAGAAGGCTGGTGGTGAtctgaagaagaaagacaagaTGGAACCTTACGCGTACTGGCCGCTGGATCGTAAGCTGCTGAACCGCAGGTCGGACCGCAAGGCGTCTGCCCGCAAGGGTATGGCCAGTGTCATGAAGGTCACCAAGAGGCTTGAAGGGAAGAGTGCTAGTGCCGCGCTCGCTGCTAAGCGGACGGGGAAGATGAAgcacaaaaagaacaaataa